From the Balearica regulorum gibbericeps isolate bBalReg1 chromosome 4, bBalReg1.pri, whole genome shotgun sequence genome, one window contains:
- the SOD3 gene encoding extracellular superoxide dismutase [Cu-Zn], whose translation MLLVLSLVTGLALSASDVTTDKETDPSKESFHDIEKKVNDLWQNLLYPVLPGNETDGMIYATCEMKPSSKIDADKPQVTGRVLFRQCYSHGRLEAIFYLDGFPLDDNQSGRAIHIHELGDLSNGCDSTGGHYNPFSVNHPRHPGDFGNFFPKEGKIRKYKTNLSASMFGPYSVMGRSVVIHEQEDDMGKGNNKASLENGNAGKRLACCVIGICKKNLWEEKLSEVTDKKKRGLNRRT comes from the coding sequence ATGCTTTTGGTTCTTTCCCTGGTCACTGGGCTTGCCCTGTCTGCCTCTGATGTCACGACAGACAAAGAAACTGATCCAAGCAAAGAGTCATTTCACGACATAGAGAAAAAAGTGAATGACCTCTGGCAGAATTTGCTCTACCCGGTATTGCCTGGTAATGAGACTGATGGGATGATTTACGCCACTTGTGAAATGAAGCCCAGCTCCAAAATAGATGCTGACAAGCCACAAGTGACTGGACGAGTCTTGTTCAGACAGTGTTACTCACATGGAAGATTAGAAGCCATTTTTTACTTGGATGGGTTTCCATTGGATGATAATCAATCTGGAAGAGCTATACACATCCACGAGCTTGGGGACCTCAGCAACGGCTGTGATTCTACAGGAGGACACTATAACCCTTTCAGCGTGAATCACCCCCGTCACCCAGGGGATTTTGGcaacttttttcctaaagaaggcaaaatcaggaaatacaaaacaaatctCTCTGCCTCTATGTTTGGTCCATATTCCGTCATGGGCAGATCCGTTGTGATCCACGAGCAGGAAGACGACATGGGCAAGGGCAACAATAAGGCCagtttggaaaatggaaatgctggGAAACGTCTTGCTTGCTGTGTGATCGGGATATGCAAAAAGAACTTGTGGgaagagaaactgtctgaggTTACAGACAAGAAGAAGAGAGGGCTCAACAGACGAACATAG